attgcctcaatggCGCTGTCCATGCTTTTACcgacgctataatggcacagattcaaatatgagtcctctatctatccttatggcctgttgttcacacgcgtatctgccctctcattggctagatgggtcccacctgatctcgcctcgcccgccttccatctttgagcacatgtatttccattgttagagcggtcacttgaCCGAAGATATTTATAACTAGCCCAAGATAATTCATCTGTGTCGTTTACAGTGGGCGCAAATGAAGCATGGTGGGCAAAGCCATGAACGAGCTAGCGATATTCTATTGGCGCGTTGTAGCATGTATTTGcgtatttccgttagggaacgccttcTCTGTGAAATGAAGTAAGGAACGCCCAGGGAACAGCTGcaacttttattttgaaaaacGAAACCGGAAATAGCAAATTTTTGCTAGCATGGGCATCAGCTGATTCTATGAAAACATATGACCAGATTTGACAATGCGCTGTTCGGTCGGTAAATTGACAACATTGAAACGGATATATTGCTTTAAAAATTGTAATATAATTATGATGTTCGTTCTTTCCTGATAAATGTATTCTTGAATTAAGGGGTTGTATTCTCATGCGCGGTGGTAGTTTTCCCTTCGCGAGATTTTTTTGTACAGGCTTGCTAAATTAGCTGTCGCTGGCTCTGCATGTCCAGCATTCATGGTTGTCAAGTGACTGCGAACAGGACAAACCATGATTGAAATCCAAAATGAGTCAAGACGATTGCTTGATACAGAAGATGGAGAAGAAGAGACAGGAGTGAGGTCGGATCAGGACGCATATCTTGAGTAAGTTTGTTATTGATTATGTTAGAAACATGTCTGCATTAAAAGTTTTAACCCAATATCTTTGGAGGCCCGATACCACCTAGCATGATGCTGTTCTTTACTAAAAACATGGTCTCGTTTTGTTGGGTTGGTGAAGTCTTGCATGTAATGTTATTGTTACAATAGATGCTGATTTGTAACCCCACATCTTTCAACAGCAAGGTGAAGAATGAAAAGCTGTTCCTGGCCTCTTTTGCAGCTGTCCTTGGTCCCCTAAGTTTTGGGTTCGTATTGGGGTACAGTTCCCCTGCCATCCCTGAACTAAGCACAATCACTGACCCAAGATTACGACTAGACGATGACGAGGCTTCGTGGTTTGGGGTGAGATAACTTTCTTGTCATGAGGCCCAGAATTTTTTTTTCTGTCATAACCCTACCAGGATAAGCTTTGAATCCTGCTATAACGAGGACTCAGCGTTTTTCTTGGTCAGGCCACGCCACTCTGTTAGGGGCTAACTCGGGGCCCTAATCATTCCTGAGTGGATGAAAATTGACATTAGCCACTTAATtgaccgtttttttttttttttctgttttgtAGTCTATCGTGACGATAGGAGCTGCTATAGGAGGTCTACTCGGCGGTTGGATGGTGGACAAGATCGGGAGGAAGCTGAGTCTTATGTTCTGCTCCATACCTTATATCTTTGGTTTTACTATCATCATTGCTGCTCAGAATGTCTGGATGCTGTATCTTGGGAGGGTACTCACAGGACTGGCAAGTGGGGTTACTTCACTTGTGGTGCCAGTAAGTACTATGGAATGTCTACTCCTATGCTATCTGCTTAAGTTTAAGGTCAGAGAGAGTTACAATTGACCAAGATGCATGACGATAAGTGTACTATGTGAATGCCTGCATTCTAATTAGCTTATTTCCTCATATATTCCTATTTTACATAGCACCTCACATGTTTAATTATTTCTAGTGATATGCCATGCTGCATACTCTTCCTGTGTGAAAATCGTTTTTCACTTTTCTCTAGCTGTACATCTCAGAGATTGCCCATGAGCGTGTCCGTGGGACACTGGGCTCTTGTGTTCAGCTCATGGTGGTCACGGGAATCATGGGAGCATATATAGCAGGTATGCCACAGTAGGTGTCCGTTTGTTAGCAGTATTTGGATGTTATGACTTTATGGTTTTGAAtctcatgagaaactctctgacattTTTCATATTGTATCTGGTCAGCAGACAGGATTTCTGACCATGTCACTAAGGATTTCTCAGTGTTATACAACTTTATGACAGAGGTTACAACAGTAGTCATACGGGTAGAGGTTAATGTTTTAATGATGTGGTGCAAGGTTTTTCCAATCCCAAACGGTATTGGCAACCAAACCTTGATAATCACGTCATGTCATGTGATCATCATCGCCAGGAATGATCAAGATTCCACCCTGCTAACTGAGAGAGCTCTCTCATTTGTGCCTTCCTCCCAAGCCACCGCTATGCCTAATCTAGTTACCGACATGCCATGCTTGTTTCTCCAGATACTTTCCTCAATAGACAGTACTATTGCAGGCGTGGTAGACTGTTTTGTCTCATTAGTGTCTTATGCTTAGAAGGAATGGTCTTTGGCTGAGGAATGTTGTGAGGCAGAGGCTTTTCATTATCCCATTGTCTGTATATGCTCTTCTAATTTAGCATTTCTTTCAATTTAGTGAACAGGGGTGATGGATACTAATAATCAACATTCTAGATTTTCATTGTTCATGTTCTGgtgttacatacagtgaggggaaaaaagtatttgatcccctgctgattttgtatgtttgcccactgacaaagaaatgatcagtctataattttaatggtaggtttatttgaacagtgagagacagaataacaacaacaaaaatccagaaaaacacatgtcaaaaatgttataaattgatttgcattttaatgagggaaataagtatttgatcccctctcaatcagaaagatttctggctctcatgtgtcttttatacaggtaacgagctgagattaggagcacactcttaaagggagtgctcctaatctcagcttgttacctgtataaaagacacctgtccacagaagcaatcaatcaatcagattccaaactctccaccatggccaagaccaaagagctctccaaggatgtcagggacaagattgtagacctacacaaggctggaatgggctacaaaaccatcgccaagcagcttggtgagaaggtgacaacagttggtgcggttattcgcaaatggaagaaacacaaaataactgtcaatctccctcggcctggggctccatgcaagatctcacctcgtggagttgcaatgatcatgagaacagtgaggaatcagcccagaactacacgggaggatcttgtcaatgatctgaaggcagctgggataatagtcaccaagaaaacaattggtaacacactacgccgtgaaggactgaaatcctgcagcgcctgcaaggtccccctgctcaagaaagcacatatacaggcccgtctgaagtttgccaatgaacatctgaatgattcagaggagaactgggtgaaagtgttgtggtcagatgagaccaaaatcgagctctttggccatcaactcaactcgccgtgtttggaggaggaggaatgctgcctatgaccccaagaacaccatccccaccgtcaaacatggaggtggaaacattatgctttgggggtgtttttctgctaaggggacaggacaacttcaccgcatcaaagggacgatggacggggccatgtaccatcaaatcttgggtgagaacctccttccgtaagccagggcattgaaaatggattgtggatgggttttccagcatgacaatgacccaaaacacacggccaaggcaacaaattagTGGCTctagaataagcacattaaggtcctggagtggcctagccagtctccagaccttaatcccatagaaaatctgtgcagggagctgaaggttcgagttggcaaacgtcagcctcgaaaccttaatgacttggagaagatctgcaaagaggagtgggacaaaatccctcctgagatgtgtgcaaacctggtggccaactacaagaaacgtctgacctctgtgattgccaacaagggttttgccaccaagtactaagtcatgtttcgcagaggggtcaaatacttatttccctcattaaaatgcaaatcaatttaacatttttgacatgcgtttttctggatttttttattgttattctgtctctcactgttcaaataacctaccattaaaattatagactgatcatttctttgtcagtgggcaaacttacaaaatcagcaggggatcaaatacttttttccctcactgtaatatcAACAACACCGCTGTCTGTGGAATCCAGAACGTCATTTGTGGTTCATTTTCACTCTGAATGATCCTACTAGGGTCATCACGCTACTGTCCTCTCACATTCCCTACTCTACTATGTCTGCCTCTGCTTCCCAGGGATGTTTCTGGACTGGCGCTGGCTTGCAATCTGCTGCTCCATCCCCCCGACCGTGATGATGGTGTTCATGTGTTTCATGCCCGAGACCCCCAGGTTCCTGCTGTCTCAGGGTAAACGGAGGGAAGCCGAGGAGGCACTGCGCTTTCTGAGGGGACCAGACGCCCCTGCAGAGTGGGAGTGTGCCCGCATCGAGGACACTTCTGACGACCAGGTGAGCTTTGTGTATTCGCTAGTAATCATGAGGTATAAGACTTGCTTTGAAAAAGGTATTATGCAATTGCACAATATAAGGGACAAAGGTATGGATTGTGAAATATTGatcagatggggagagagagtcaCCTCTGTGTTGCACTTAACCAAATCAATAAGAACATGAGGAACAATCCAAAACTTTTAACTGCAGGAACTCTTGTCTTTACTTGCACGGATATGTGTCTGAGTGAGTATATCAGCCCCACTACTATAGGGAAGCAGAGCAGAGATAAACTTGGCAGCGCTGAGAAACGATTGTCCGCCACGCTGTGGATTTAGTCTGAGGAGAATCGGGAACAAAGAAGCATGCTAACACATCTGACTCATGTTAATGGAAATAAGAGGGTGTGGTGACTGTGTGCTTTGTGTTAAAACCAGGGAGGTAGTTTGGGGATGGCTGATCTTAAGGACCCTGGAGTATACAAGCCCCTTGGAGTGGGCATCATGTTGATGCTCTTCCAGCAGCTCACCGGTATCAACGCCATCATGTTCTATGCTGAGACTATCTTCGAGGAAGCCCATTTTAAGGTAAGAATTGTTAAGTGTTATTTGAGGTATTTTGGCTGCTGGAATGAGCAATTCCTTAtttattattgtatttttttacaaTTACAATTGTtttaatacactgaacaaaaatataaaagtaacatgcaacaatttcaaatattttactgagttacagttcatataggaaatcagtctattgaaataaataaattagaactgggacattttcagcttccaggaattgtgcacagatccttgcgacatggggctgtgcattatcatgctgaaacacgaggtgatggcTGCGGAacaatggcatgacaatgggcctcaggatctctcgTCATTGTATTTTTGTGCATTAAAATTGTCATTGACAAAATGCAAttatgttcgttgtccgtagcttatacctgtccataccataaccccactgccaccatggggcattctgttcacaacgttgacatcagcaaaccgcttgcccacacgatgccatacacgctgtctgctatcaacccggtacagttgaaaccgggattaatccgtgaagagcacactctTCAGCGTGCAGTGGcgatcgaaggtgagcatttgcccgctGAAGtaggttacgacgccgaactgcagtcaggtcaagaccctggtgaggacgacgagcacgcagatgagcttccctgagccggtttctgatagtttgtgcagaaattatttggttgtgcaaacccacagtttcatcagctgtccgggtggctggtctcagatgatcccgcaggtgaagtagccggatgtggaggtcctgggctggcatggttacacatggtctgtggttgtgaggccggttggacgtactgccaaattctctaaaatgacgttggaggcagcttatggtaaagaaattaacatttaattatctggcaacagctctggtggacattcctgcaatcagcatgccaattgcacactccctaaacttgagacatctgtggcattgtgttgtgtgactgcacattttagagtggccttttattgtccccagcacaaggtgcacctgtgtaatgatcatgcagtttaatcagcttcttggtatgccatgcctgtcaggtggatggattatcttggcaaaggagaaatgctcactaacagggatgtaaacaaatttgtgcacaaaatttgagagaaatcagctttttgtgcataagaaatatttctgggatcttttatttcagctcatgaaacgtgggaccaacactttacatgttgcgttttatatttttgatcagtgtAGATTTATTGGTTCGATGAATTTTTGTCTTATCTCATTACTATTCATAAGCTGTAATATGATTATCTAAATAATATAGATACTATGAATATTGACATGCCAGTCGGGTTAAATTTATTAAAATGGCAGATGGTGATTTTGTTTTTCAGAACAGCAACGTTGCTACTGTGGTAGTAGCAGCAACCCAGGTAGTGTTCACTGCAGTAGCAGCATTGGTCATGGACCGCGCTGGAAGAAAGCTTCTCCTCATCCTCTCAGGTGCATATGTCTCACAAGcgcatgtgtctgtctgtttgtgtaaTATCAGATACTTAACTTTCTTCCTCTACTGTCTCGTTTGCTGTATTGTAGATTGCTCTCTGTTACTCTTTTTTTGTATCAGCATTAGCACAGTACACAATCCAAATCTCCCAAGACACCaacaatttaaaaaaagaaaaaaaagaaaaagt
The sequence above is a segment of the Coregonus clupeaformis isolate EN_2021a chromosome 16, ASM2061545v1, whole genome shotgun sequence genome. Coding sequences within it:
- the LOC121584675 gene encoding solute carrier family 2, facilitated glucose transporter member 8-like, with amino-acid sequence MIEIQNESRRLLDTEDGEEETGVRSDQDAYLDKVKNEKLFLASFAAVLGPLSFGFVLGYSSPAIPELSTITDPRLRLDDDEASWFGSIVTIGAAIGGLLGGWMVDKIGRKLSLMFCSIPYIFGFTIIIAAQNVWMLYLGRVLTGLASGVTSLVVPLYISEIAHERVRGTLGSCVQLMVVTGIMGAYIAGMFLDWRWLAICCSIPPTVMMVFMCFMPETPRFLLSQGKRREAEEALRFLRGPDAPAEWECARIEDTSDDQGGSLGMADLKDPGVYKPLGVGIMLMLFQQLTGINAIMFYAETIFEEAHFKNSNVATVVVAATQVVFTAVAALVMDRAGRKLLLILSGVSMCLSTAAFGVYFNLSSETHGNHHGNSSGLGLVESPLSDDHVAELSWLALASMGFFITGFSLGWGPIPWLVMSEIFPSRVKGFASSVCVLTNWGSAFIITKTFQDLMDLLTSAGTFWLFSGCCALNIVFTIIFVPETKGKTLEQIQARFKGTPEQLSYNRQT